The sequence gccgcaactgagagttcacatgccacagctaaggagcatgcctgctgcaactaaggcctggTGCaactaaatatgtattttttaatggcacagaaaaagatgaaagtCTCCCAATTTATTTGAGGTGGTGTCTCACATCTTCTGACTCTAGCTGTCActctgtctctttcctctctttaagGCTAACTTCGAGAAAGGACAATCTATACCGTGTCTCCACTTCCTCACACTGACATCGCTCTCACCAAACTGGTGTTGATAAGTACAAGAAAGTTTTCTGTCCTCATCCTACCTGCTTCCTGGCAGCAGTCGAGAATGACGTTGTTAACCATGGTGTGCTTGAAACTTCCCTGGGTTTCCCCCTCCTCTTTGATGCTCCTTCTCCGATCTCTCTTCTGGATCCTCCTCCCTGCCCATAGTAATTGCTGGCGTTCCTCTGGACGCTATCCAGGGCGTCCTCTTCTCTCCCTACCTGTATAAAGGAGGGTCCATCTGCAGGAAAAAGAAACCACTCTTGCTACTTTAAGCACTAAGAAGATTAAAACAGGGAAAGGAGAAGCTGTGCGTGTGGGAACCAGCGGAGCCCGCTCCGCCCCGCTCCTTCTGCAGGGTTGGAACCCGCGGCGTCCGCAGAGGGGCAGGAGGCTGTGGGAGCCGGCGGAGCTCGGTTCCGCCCCCTTTCCTACTTGGAGCTTGCGCGCCTGGAGACACGTACAGCCAACCAGTGAAAAGGAGCGGCTGTGAGTGACATCCACTTCGTCCAATAACCTGAGGGTCTGGAAAGCGGTCTTGCGCCCGGGCCAATGGCGGCTCGAGGCGGAGCTCGGGCGGGGGCGACGGTCACCTGATCTGCGGCGGCCGCGGTGGGTCCTGGCAGTGGAGGCCGAGAGGTTTTGATGGCGGCGACGGCGGTGGGTCGAGTGCGGGCGGGGATGCGGCGGTCCCTGGCGCTCTGGCAGATGCCATGGCTGCCGCTGGTgatggtggcggcggcggcggtggcggtggCGTCGGAGCAGCAGGTGCCGCTGGTGCTGTGGTCGAGTGACCGGTGAGCGGGGCGGGCCGGGGCGGGCTGCGCTGCGCGCCGCGTCGGCTGAGGTGCCCTCGCCCGACTCCGGGGCTGTCCTTGGCGAGGGGCGGCGGGGCCCAGAGGGGGACTGTCCGTTGCTCGGCGGCTCCATAGCGAGTGGGCTGGGTCTAAGCTCTGGGCCCCACGCATCAAGCTGGGAGCCCGTGGGTTTCCGATCTCAAGCCGTGAGCTTCCGCTTGACAGCACGTCTTCTGTCCCCTGCCAGAGACCTCTGGGCTCCTGCGGCCGACACCCACGAGGGCCATATCACCAGCGACATGCAGCTCTCTACCTACTTAGACCCCGCCCTGGAGCTGGGCCCCCGCAACGTGCTGCTTTTCCTTCAGGACAAGGTGCGCCTGCCACAGCCCTCTCTCCCTCGGTCATCAGGAGGCAGGcagcccccccctccccccgccccaggacACTGAGGCCCATTCCTCAAGGGACGCTTCAGTGACCTTGTCCCAACTCTAGGGAGGTGTGGTTCCTCCCTTGGGAAGGCATGTAGGAGAACGTTCAGTGGGAATGGTGAGGGCCTTGAAATGGCACCCACTTGATTGGGGGAAATAAAGGGTCAGAGGCCAGATGCCCAGTGAGTGCCAGACCCTTATCTGATCATGGTGGGGATGATGCACCCTGTTTACAGATCAGAAGAGTGATGCCAAGGATggcaaatgacttgcccaaggtcacacagctaatgggTGGCAGAGTCGTGATTCGAGAGAATGGAAGAATGATCACTCACTGAGTGCTTCATTCGCACTGTGCTGGGCTGACGTCATTATCTCGGTTTTACTGCCAGAGAACGATTGGCTGAAGTTGTGTGGCTTGTGCAAGCCACAGCTGGTTCCAGCCTGAGTCTGTGGGacacccctccaccccaggtTTGTGCTCATATCCAGCACACTGTTTACCCTCCCATCTGGGTCCTTCTGCTCCTAAAGCAGGCACGTAGACCACAAGAAGGTTCTAGGGCAGCGTAGGGTTGTCGTTTGGGAGGTTATCGAGCTTCTGCTTGTCGGTTCCTCATTGATGGCCTGTATGGCTCATTCCCCTTTTGGTCTTGCTCTGTCGTTCTGTGGGCAGGTGGTGGTGGCTGTGCTGGCCTGTAGTCTTTCCAGGAGGTGGTAAATAATGTAGTCAGACTGGAACTCAGTTCTAGTTCTACTACTTACTGGCCTTTGGACATGTGAAATACTCTGCAAATGCCCCTTtccgcatctgtaaaatgaagacaccACTGACATCAGAGGGCTGTGAGGAACATTTCTCACAGTCCGTGTGAAACGTGTAGCTGGCATCCCCACCCTGTCTTATGGCATTCcttcaattcattcatttgtcaaaTATGGACTctgcctactgtgtaccaggtactaagtgttggggacacagcagtgagcagAATAACCCAAGCCCCCCCGGAGATGCTGACATTGTCGTGAGGGTGACAGGTAAATGCTAAGTTGGTGTATGATATAATGTCAGTTCTGTAGTCCTTAGAGAAGAAGGAAGCAGACTAAGGGGACAGAGTAACTGGCAATGCCGTTTAAGGTAAGGGTGACCAGGCAAGCGCTCACTGTGGAGGTGATATCTGAGCAGAGACCTaagtggagggagggatggagccGTGTGGCCGTAGGGGAAGGGCATTCCTGACAGAGGTAacggcaggtgcaaaggccctgggcaAGGAGCGCTCCTGGTGAGCCCGTGGAAGAGCTGGTGTGGCTGGAGTATAGTGAGCGAGAGAAAGGGGTAGGAGATGGTCAGCCAAGGAACCGGGAGACAAGGGGGGAAGACGTTGGTCGCAGTTCTAAATGTGGCAGGAAGCCTTGGGTGATTTCGAGCAGGGAGTGCCATGAGGACACAGCGGTGGTTCCTGGGCTTTCAGAATGAGAGCTTAGGTGGCCAGACAGGGTCAACATTCCTGTCCAGAAGGGAGAGGAGGCCGCAAGTATGTATACTAAACAGGATGAGGTTAGGGAAGCTGATTAAGATCTCCTCTGGGCCTAACCGGGAAAAGCCAGAGGAAGCTGGGAGTTGGGATGGAGGGGCAGAAGCTGAAGGACATCTCTAGGTTGCAGAGGAAAAGGGATGGGGTTGGGGTTACTGTGGCCCAGAGAGCTCAGAAGACTTCAGTGCTTTCTCCAGCATGTCCTGAGATCctcacctctctctccccttccaccaAAACCAGGCAGGGAGGGGCACTTCTCCCCCTCCTTTGCAAAGGGTCCCATCCAGACCGGACGGACGCAGCTCTACCTGTCGCAGCTGGCGCGCAGGCTCTCCTTGTCTCTGACTTCTGCCCTGGGGGGCGTGCAACCAGTGCTCCTGGCTgccccccagctcctccccacagcttccctcttccctccgCAGCTCCTCCCGTCTGCTCGCGGGGGGTGGCTGACTCTTACTCCCGAGGTTACCATGAATCAGCTGCCCACAGACTTCCTTCCAACCCCATGACCACCTTCCTTGTTCCCTCACCCTGCCAAGAGGGtgctggagaaaacagaaccttccaccgccccaccccacccctaaaATACACCGTTGCTCACTCTTCGGACCAGATCAAATTTGACTCTGAATGAGATTCTGCTGGCCCTGCAAACGCACAGGGAAGGTGtctgccccctgccctggccctaGCCCAGCGTTCTGAGGCCATCTCCCTGCTTCCCTACTAGCTGAGCATCGAGGACTTCACAGCGTATGGTGGCGTGTTTGGAAACAAGCAGGACAGTGCCTTCTCTAACCTGGAGGTAAGGGTCCTCTCCCAGCTGCAGGCCCTGGAGGCCATCCTGCGCCCCCTCTCCCAGCACAGTAAGAACTGTCCCCTCAGGAGCCAGAGATGCTGGCTGAAGGTAGAAAGGCCTTAGTGTCAGGGCCAGGGGTGTGGCGTGTTTTCTTTGTCACCTGGAATGAGAGCCGGTGTGGGTGTGGGCGTGGCTTTCCAGAGAGGTCTGGGAGGCTGGCCCGGGTCCACTGGCCCCTTGCTAACTCATCCTCTCGCCTGCTGCTCTGTCCCCAGAATGCCCTGGACCTGGCCCCCTCCTCTCTGGTGCTTCCTGCCGTCGACTGGTACGCGGTCAGCACTCTGACCACTTACCTGCAGGAGAAGCTCGGGGCCAGCCCCCTGCACGTGGACTTGGCCACCCTCCGGGAGCTGAAGCTCAACGCCAgcctcccagccctgctgctcATCCGCCTGCCCTACACAGCCAGGTACGGCCCGGCCTCTAGCCTCAGGGCCCAGGCCCCGAACAGTCCTCCTGTTAGCAGCTTGAGGCCCTCCCAGAAGGTGCCTGTGCGGCCAGAAGAGGCGGGAAGGACCTCAGCCTGTCGGGCCTCCTGAGACAAGGCAGACGTGGGCCTTGCTGGCGGGGAGCCGGCCCGCCTAGCGGGGACCGTACACGGAGCAGGTGGCAGGGACTCGAGCCGGACTCCgaagctgggggaggagggccgGGGGATTCCAGGCAGGGCTGTGAGGTGAGCAAAGGTACCAGTGGTGGGAGTGGGCCCGCAGCTCGAGTGTGCTAGGTGGCGGGGCTACCAGGCAAGGACGGCGGCCCAGGGCAGCGGAGGCCATTTGGATTTGGGCGTCTCTAATGTTCTGTCTCTTCCCCAGCTCGGGTCTGATGGCACCGAAGGAAGTGCTCACAGGCAATGGTGAGTGGGGTCGGGGCGGTGCACGGTTTCTGTCCTCATCCCACCCTTGGCCGCAAGGAGCTGGCCTGCGCTCctcagcccctctgccctcccagggtGGCCCGCCTGCTTCTTGGCGGCAACTGGCCAGCTGAGCAGGGCCCCGCCGGTCCCCAGGCCTCGGCCCTCTCTGGCTGGGCCCAGCCTGGCAGAGCTGTTGGATGTCCGGGGGCCTTCCGTGTGCAGCCTGGAGCCAGTTTCCACTCAGGCGGCCTGAATCCTCGGGTTTGGGCTTGAATATACCAGCAACGTTTCAAAAAACAGTTCCAAGGACTGGTCTTCCTTTGGCTGTAAAGGACAGTCATTCCTCCTGGCAAGGTCACTGGACACTTTCCGGGTGTAGAGTTGgagttttctgtgtctgtctgtctttcctcCCTCCAGTGAGTTAGGATGTGGCATTAGGGATTCAGTGATTGGGGCCACGGTGGCCGgggggaggctggggctgggcgATGATGAGAAGTGGCTGCTGGAAACGGCGAACACCAGTGAAGGTTGCTGGGACCCGGCTCTGCGAGGGTCTCGGCGTCCCACCAGAGGACGTGCCGGTTGCCGGCGTACGGGGACCGCACAGGGCAGACATCCGGCGCTCCCCAGCTCAACACGGCGATCCCGCTGAGCACCGTCAAGAGAAGCCTCCGAGAGGGTGCATGGAAGGCCCCAGCCTTGCCCCTGCCGTGTGACAGTCGGGCGGGTTCTCACGGGCAGTGGCAAGCGTGGCCGCGAGCGGctgcctgtgacttgcttctctgcccccccccgcccccccgttGCTCCTCAGATGAGGTCATCGGGCAGGTGCTGAGCGTGCTCAAGTCGGAAGACGTTCCGTACACGGCGGCCCTCACGGCAGTCCGCCCTCCTAGGGTACGTGCCCTTGCCCAGGGCTCCGGGATGTGTGGCCAGGGGCCTGGAGGGGGGCCGGCTTCTCCTCCAGGCAGATgtcggggtggggggcgtggATGAGCCGTGAAGTCCTGCTTCCTCCTTCCAGGCGGCCGCTGCCCATCTCATCCCAACAGCCTTACTGGCTGGCGTATTCGGACAGTAAGTCCAAGTGTTCCTAAGGTGCAGAGACGAGAAACATCACAAAGGCTTAGGGGCCACCAGGGGAAGGCTTCCCAAAGGAAGCTTTGAGTATGAGCGTGACTGGTGGGACTTGAGATGGTGGAGAGAGTGCCCAGCGGGGACCGCAAGGGCAGGCCGCTTGGTTCAGGGCCTGCTGAGAGAACCAGGGCTGTTGAGAGAAGGCTTGTGGGCTCTTTCTGCAGGTGGCCCGCGATGTAGCCTTGGTGGCTGGGGGTCTGGGTCGCCAGCTGCTGCAAAGACAGTCGGCATCGCCTATGGTCTTTTCCCCTGTGAGTTACAACGACACTGCCCCCCGGATCCTGTTCTGGGCCCAGAACTTCTCGGTGGCATATAGGGACCACTGGAAGGACCTGACCTCCCTCACCTTTGGGGATGAAGACCGCCTCAACCTGACCGGCTCCTTCTGGAACGAGTCCGTTGCCAGGTAAGGGCGAAGTACATGCCACTGAGGGGGTATGTGTTGGGGGCTGTCCGCCGTGGGGATGCAGGTGGCATTGTGGCGGGGGGGGAGGCTGGCGGAGGGCTCCTGAGTGGGCGTTGCTCAGAGCTCTGCCTCCTCACGCCTTCTCGTCCTCGGCCCGACCTCGGTGGTTAATACCTTGGGTCCTGCTACTTCCCCCTTGGGCAGCCTCCGCAATCCCCAGGGGGAGCTGAAGGAGTGGCCATGGGTTCAGGGGAACCAGAGGGAGGAGCTCTCAGCTGGAGGTGGGGAACCTGTGTGCTGGCTGGTTCCTGACTTAGGGTGTGatggggcctcagttttcctatctgtcaAGTGGGAGGCACTGCCTCTTCAGGTGGCTGTGAGGACCCCGTACAGCTTAGGTAGAAGGATACCTGAGGAACTTGCTCTAAGATGCTCAAGGCCATCCCAGAACCTGAAAACTCACCTCTTCCTCTGACTCTGCAGGCTTGTGCTGACCTACGAACAGCTCTTTGGTACCACAGTGACATTCAGGTGAGTCCGAGAGGCAGGTGCGGGTGGGCTCATGTGGCTCCGGCCTCTCCAGCTGCCTGACACCTCCACGGCCTCCCCCAGGTTCATTCTGGCTAACCGCTTCTACCCGGTGTCTGCCCGACACTGGTTTACCCTGGAGCGCCTTGAAATCCACAGCAATGGCTCCGTCGCCTACTTCAATGCCTCCCAGGTCACGGGGCCCAGCATCTATTCCTTCCACTGCGAGTACGTCAGCAGTCTGAACAAGAATGGCAATCTCCTCGTGCCCGGCACACAACCCTCTCTCTGGCAGATGACTTTTCAGGACTTCCAGGTAGGAAGGGGGAGGGACCGCGCCTGGAGGTGGGGAGCCCAGGTTGGAGGTAGCCCAGTactgggaggggttgggggagcagAGGCCTGAAGAGTCTCAGTGTGCTTTGGGTTGGGGTTAGGGCTTGGGAATGTCCTGTCGCCTTGGTGAGGGAGAGTCCTGTCGCCTTGGTGCTCCCACGCCCTTACTGGGCCTCCCTGTGTGGGGCCACTCGGTGCTTTCTGTCCTGCAGATCCAGGCCTTCAACGTGACGGGTGAGCAGTTCTCCTACGCCAGTGACTGTGCAGGTTTCTTCTCCCCGGGCATCTGGATGGGGCTGCTCACCTCCCTGTTCATGCTCTTCATCTTCACCTACGGCCTGCACATGATCCTCAGCCTCAAGACCATGGACCGCTTTGACGACCACAAGGGCCCCACCATAGCTCTGACGCAGATCGTGTGACCCTGCGTCTGCGGGGGGGTGAGGGCGTGCTGGTGTCCAGGTCGTCGCATTCCCACCAGAGGCATGCTGGACGGGAGGGCTTCCCCTCTGCCTACGGTAGCATGACTCCTGGCTCCTCTTAGCCTGTCTGGCCCTCTGTTCAACCTGCTGAGGGTCTTCCCTGGGctgcccactccccacctctATCACCAAGGTGTATGTATTCTGCGTAGACAGTAGGCAAATTTCCCAGGCTTGGCCATTGTGAAGGAAGGGGCCGTGAGTTCTAGGGCCCGtcctcctccccctttctccttatttattctcatttctcCACCTTCGCCCTTTGCTGTTTATAAGTGCTTTAGTGTAGccactgctccctccccaggCTCTGTGGGGCTCCTTGTAGCAGCCAGGAGCTGGAAGTTCCCTGAGTTTGGGGGGTGTGGAAGTACTATTTAACTGTCTGTCCTGCTTGGCTGGTGTTATTGTTTTTTGGTGATGTTGTGCTAAGGATAAGCAGtgcactgggtttttttttttggcttgagaAGGAAGGGACCTCCATGGCAGGGGGGCTGGGTGTGATCTCTGGGTGCCTGGCAGGAGCCTGGGGTGCTCGTGGTTTCCTTCCTAATAAAATAAAGACGGGTCGCCATGCTTGGGCCTCTTGTTACTCATTTCTGCGCTGGGCACAAGGGAGGATGCGCTTGGCCGAGGGCTGCCGGAGGAGGCGTGCGAATGTACCCGTAGCCTAGCGCGACCAAGAGGGAGGCGGGAAGGTCTCGCACGGGTCCGTCCTCCGGGCTGCTTTTCCGGCGGCCAGGGGAGGCCGGGAGGGTTGTTAGCAAGCTGCGTCCCTAACCGACTAAAGGAGGGCGGGGGCGGTCAGCGCCCGGGAAGGGGGTGGAGACGGCCGCGACAATGGCCGCCCCTACGTCCCTAGGGGGCCGCCTCGGGCTGCCGCAGCGGCGCGCACCCAACCCGCGGGGCCGCGCTGAGCTTCCCGGGGGGCGGGGCGCGTGCGGCTCCCGCGCACGGATCCCTCGCGGACCTCAGCACCGGCTTCCGagccgccccgcccgccccgcccgtcCCGCCCCGCCCGCTCTCCCCTCAGGGCCGTTGGCGAGCGGGCGCTGCCCGCAGAGCCGCGCTGGTGCTGGGGCCCGGACCCCAGCAACCTTCACGGGAGACAACCCGGGGAGGCGGTGGCCCCGGTCGgcgcggcgggggcggggaggggccgggaCTCTTTGACGCGGCGGAGGGGTCGGGCTACGGCCGAAGCGCCGCCATCTTTGGTCCAGTGCggcggaggaggcggcggcggcggaggcggcggcggcggcggcgacggcgaCGGCGGTGgtggtgaaggaggaggaggaggaggagccgaCGGGCGCTGACACCGAGGCCTGACCATGGACGAGGAATATGATGTGATCGTGCTGGGGACCGGCCTCACCGTAAGTGCGGCCTCTGGCGCCCGGGGCTCCGCCTCGCCCTCTCCTCTCCGGGATGCTGCAGCCCTCGGCCCCATCCTCCCATCATTGCCATCGCGGCGCTGCCGCCCCCGGCGTTCGTGTCCCCGAAGAGACAGCCCCATGCCCATCCCCCCTCGATGTTGCTTCTACCCACTGTCTTGGCCCATCTCCAAGAAGCGGCCCCTCTTCTGGCCGCCCCCCCCCAACTCCCCGGGCCCCGACCCCTGGCCCCTCCCGTCCTCCCTATTCCGGCCGGCAGGGCCGGAAAACGCACCCCCGCTCGCCCCGATGTCTCCCGTTGCTCCCTGACCCCGCCCACCCGGCCCCCACCCAAGGCCAGCCCAGCATCACCTACCATCTTGCGCTAATTCTGGTGGGGATGTAGTAGTACAAGGACCGCCGGTCAGGTCGGGGGACCTGGCCAGGATGGGCCCTCATCCCGCCTCCCCGGGTTCTTATGGGGCCCGGGGACCCATGGAATGTTCCAGAAGGAGCAGCAGTGGGGGCAGTGACCACATTCCCGTTACCCCACCCCGGTTTCCCGTGGAGACCTCAGGCTGAGTCGTATTTGCAGCCTTTGTCCTTGGGCTGATGACAGTGACTGGTGAGGGTGTTtaccctcccccaaaccccctcGGACTGCTGCCTTAAGAGATGCATCCCCTTCAGTCGGGTGCAGAAGCTCCTCCCGTGGCTGGGAAGGCTCACGGTCAGGAGCTCCTCTCTGAGGAAAGAGCAGcccagggtggggcctgggattTCAGTACCATGCTAACTAAGCCTTTTTTCGCTTCCCTTTTGGGTCCCTTTGGCTGTGCAGCTAGGTCTTCCCTGTGGTTCATTGTGTTTTATCTGCTTTTCTGTGGGGCTCTACGTAGGTAGATGACTTTCTTGGTATCTGGGTTGCTGGAAGACCCTGCGTGTGTCTGCTGGATACTCTCTTCCTTGTTCACCTTTTTGCCTAGCAAGGTTATGATACGAAAGGAAGCCGTGGTCAAATAAAGCACCACCCCCAATTTTAGGCAAGGCGACCAGCCACGGATGGAAGGAGCTGTCCGTTGGGGCACAGTCCTTCCAGCTTTGCTCTCCTctcagggttggggtggggaataCATCAgggctgctggtgggaatgtgggcAGGTAGGAGTGCAGTGAACATCGCCCCTCGCCCAGGAATGTATCCTGTCGGGTATCATGTCCGTGAATGGGAAGAAGGTGCTGCATATGGACCGGAACCCCTACTATGGGGGCGAGAGCTCCTCCATCACCCCCCTGGAGGAGGTAGGGTGCTTGGGGCCCAGGCCCATCCCTTGTTAACCTCTCGTGTGGGGTGCGGAACGAAGCAGCTCCCCAGGTTttctgggcggggggtgggggcgggagggggcgtCCTTGAGGCGCATCTCGGTCTCTCTCTTCCGCCTGCAGCTGTATAAGCGTTTTCAATTGCTGGAGGGGCCCCCTGAGACGATGGGCCGGGGCCGAGACTGGAACGTTGACTTGATCCCCAAATTCCTCATGGCCAACGGTGAGGGAGATGAAGGAGGGATTATGGGGGGTGATTGGGATGACCAGAGGAGGGTCAGACTCCAGAGAAGGGCAGCCAGACCAGGTAGAGCTTCTGGAGTGAGCCACGCTGACTCTGTTGCCTTGCCCACACCACCCCGCAGGACAGCTGGTGAAGATGCTACTGTATACAGAGGTGACACGCTATCTGGACTTCAAGGTGGTGGAGGGCAGCTTTGTCTACAAGGGGGGCAAGATCTACAAAGTACCATCCACCGAGACTGAAGCCTTGGCTTCTAGTGAGTGCGGGTCCCCTGAGCCAGGGAATCGTGGGGCGGGGCCGCTGTCCAGAGCAGGGCGccccttgcccaaggtcacgttcCTCACACCGTACCAGAAGCCCCTTGCTCTGTCATCCCTCTGTGCCCTGGGCCATGCCTCCCACTGGTTGCCAGGAGGGGAGTCCGCGTGCGGAAGGGATGTGGAGTCCTTGACAGACTCCAGGTTTTGACAGGGGCTCCACCCGATTAGTGAAACGTCCCCAAGCGTTGGAGCCGGGAGGGCCCTCAGAGCCGTCCAGCCCGACTCACTCTTCGTACatatggggaagctgaggccaagAAGCACAGAGGGGGTTCATCTGAGGTCACGTGGGGGTCAGCTGGGAGCCGGGGTGCGCGCTTGCTCCGCCTGCTTGGTGGGATGGAGAGTTTCATTGTCTGCGGTGCAACGGTTGTTTTCACGTTGCCCGCGCAGATCTGATGGGCATGTTTGAGAAACGGCGCTTCCGGAAGTTTCTGGTGTTTGTGGCAAACTTTGATGAGAATGACGCCAAGACCTTCGAGGGCGTTGACCCCCAGAACACCAGCATGCGTGACGTCTACCGGAAGTTTGACTTGGGCCAGGATGTCATCGACTTCACTGGCCATGCCCTGGCGCTCTACCGCACCGATGAGTGAGGGGAAACTGGCATGGCAGACCACCCCTCATCCGGCCCTCACCCTGCCCTACCTGCTCCTGCCTGCTGTTCTCTCGGCCCACGCCTCTCGTACTCAGCCTCGTGCTCGCCTGCCTGTCGCCTTTTCTGTCCCTTCCCTACAGTTGACCCGTGGGCTTCCCCAGGCCATTGAGGGTGGTGGGAAGGCTGGCCTGGTGCCTGGGTGGGGTGAACTGGGGGTCCTGCTGTTGGAGCCTCTTCTGAACCCATCCCCCCAGCTACCTGGACCAGCCCTGTCTTGAGACCATCAACCGCATCAAGTTGTACAGCGAGTCCCTGGCCCGGTATGGCAAGAGCCCGTATCTGTACCCACTCTATGGCCTCGGCGAGCTGCCCCAGGGCTTTGCAAGGTAAGGGCGTGGCTTCGGTCGGTTGGCGGTCCCAAGAAGGACTGAGGCCAACGATGGAAATGGCCCCCTTGGGTACCTCCACAGCATTTTGTACTTTCCCACTGTGGTCCTAGTTCATTTCACACCATCCTTGGGTGGTGACGCCACAGTGGGGTATTGACGTGCAGAGTTGAAGAACCACACATGGGGGCTTGCTTGGCTCCTGGCCTGAGTCAGGCAGCGCTAGGACTGGGCACGGGGCCTGGAAACCTCGAGTCGGATTCTCCAGAGCCCTTCGTTCTGTTTCCCAGAACATTTCCGTGAGGAGCCACCCTCACGCTAGCCCTTCGCCGAACATTCTGGCGATAAGCTCCTGGAGAGGAAGGACCACTCCAGGTTCAGTCCTGAGTG is a genomic window of Phocoena sinus isolate mPhoSin1 chromosome X, mPhoSin1.pri, whole genome shotgun sequence containing:
- the ATP6AP1 gene encoding V-type proton ATPase subunit S1, translating into MAATAVGRVRAGMRRSLALWQMPWLPLVMVAAAAVAVASEQQVPLVLWSSDRDLWAPAADTHEGHITSDMQLSTYLDPALELGPRNVLLFLQDKLSIEDFTAYGGVFGNKQDSAFSNLENALDLAPSSLVLPAVDWYAVSTLTTYLQEKLGASPLHVDLATLRELKLNASLPALLLIRLPYTASSGLMAPKEVLTGNDEVIGQVLSVLKSEDVPYTAALTAVRPPRVARDVALVAGGLGRQLLQRQSASPMVFSPVSYNDTAPRILFWAQNFSVAYRDHWKDLTSLTFGDEDRLNLTGSFWNESVARLVLTYEQLFGTTVTFRFILANRFYPVSARHWFTLERLEIHSNGSVAYFNASQVTGPSIYSFHCEYVSSLNKNGNLLVPGTQPSLWQMTFQDFQIQAFNVTGEQFSYASDCAGFFSPGIWMGLLTSLFMLFIFTYGLHMILSLKTMDRFDDHKGPTIALTQIV
- the GDI1 gene encoding rab GDP dissociation inhibitor alpha isoform X1, encoding MDEEYDVIVLGTGLTECILSGIMSVNGKKVLHMDRNPYYGGESSSITPLEELYKRFQLLEGPPETMGRGRDWNVDLIPKFLMANGQLVKMLLYTEVTRYLDFKVVEGSFVYKGGKIYKVPSTETEALASNLMGMFEKRRFRKFLVFVANFDENDAKTFEGVDPQNTSMRDVYRKFDLGQDVIDFTGHALALYRTDDYLDQPCLETINRIKLYSESLARYGKSPYLYPLYGLGELPQGFARLSAIYGGTYMLNKPVDDIIMENGKVVGVKSEGEVARCKQLICDPSYVPDRVRKAGQVIRIICVLSHPIKNTNDANSCQIIIPQNQVNRKSAEPFLWTDIYVCMISYAHNVAAQGKYIAIASTTVETAEPEKEVEPALELLEPIDQKFVAISDLYEPIDDGSESQVFCSCSYDATTHFETTCNDIKDIYKRMAGSAFDFENMKRKQNDVFGEADQ
- the GDI1 gene encoding rab GDP dissociation inhibitor alpha isoform X2; amino-acid sequence: MDEEYDVIVLGTGLTECILSGIMSVNGKKVLHMDRNPYYGGESSSITPLEELYKRFQLLEGPPETMGRGRDWNVDLIPKFLMANGQLVKMLLYTEVTRYLDFKVVEGSFVYKGGKIYKVPSTETEALASNLMGMFEKRRFRKFLVFVANFDENDAKTFEGVDPQNTSMRDVYRKFDLGQDVIDFTGHALALYRTDDYLDQPCLETINRIKLYSESLARYGKSPYLYPLYGLGELPQGFARLSAIYGGTYMLNKPVDDIIMENGKVVGVKSEGEVARCKQLICDPSYVPDRVRKAGQVIRIICVLSHPIKNTNDANSCQIIIPQNQVNRKSDIYVCMISYAHNVAAQGKYIAIASTTVETAEPEKEVEPALELLEPIDQKFVAISDLYEPIDDGSESQVFCSCSYDATTHFETTCNDIKDIYKRMAGSAFDFENMKRKQNDVFGEADQ